The Arachis ipaensis cultivar K30076 chromosome B07, Araip1.1, whole genome shotgun sequence genome includes a window with the following:
- the LOC107608897 gene encoding two-pore potassium channel 3-like → MLSSLCMSPFSSKGEEAHSPPSTRTSHHELCLHDHALTAPSLSQSTSPYINLLENLSITKRMTAHRSRSAPAVLFTDTGIDFHEPSEPRPIQNSSTLMVRVSFISVFLYLAIGVAVYMINGSFKGTTTLKLIDAIYFTVVTLSTIGFGDIVPDATSTKIFTCGFILVGFGLTGFLLSGLVEYICDTQEAFTLSMMDENRYKRILWTYIVDEEKGRMRIRTKVSLALVVVIVCIATGAVTAHFLEGMDWIDSFYLSITSVTTVGYGDYAFKTVTGRCFAIIWLLVSTLAVARAFLYLTDYSMHKRKRKVAKLVLHKKITMSDLVAADLDNDGSISKSEFLIYKLKEMGKITEIDILQISKQFDSLGCGIYGKISVADLMVNV, encoded by the exons ATGTTGTCTTCACTATGCATGAGTCCCTTCTCCAGCAAAGGAGAAGAAGCACATTCACCACCAAGCACACGAACATCACACCATGAACTATGTCTCCATGATCATGCTCTTACTGCTCCATCACTGAGCCAATCCACATCTCCTTATATAAACCTCTTAGAAAACTTGAGCATCACAAAAAGGATGACTGCACATCGCTCACGTTCTGCACCGGCCGTACTATTCACCGACACTGGCATAGACTTTCATGAGCCCTCTGAACCTAGACCTATACAAAATTCATCAACCTTAATGGTAAGGGTATCTTTCATCTCTGTATTCTTGTATTTGGCAATTGGTGTTGCAGTGTACATGATAAATGGGAGTTTCAAGGGTACCACCACACTTAAGCTTATAGATGCTATTTACTTCACAGTAGTAACTCTAAGCACAATTGGATTTGGAGATATTGTTCCTGATGCAACATCTACCAAGATCTTTACCTGTGGTTTCATTTTGGTTGGTTTTGGACTTACTGGTTTTCTCCTCAGCGGCTTGGTTGAATACATCTGTGATACTCAAGAAGCATTCACGTTGAGCATGATGGATGAGAATAGATATAAGAGAATTCTCTGGACTTACATAGTTGATGAAGAGAAAGGAAGAATGCGAATTCGGACAAAAGTTTCTTTAGCTTTGGTGGTTGTCATCGTCTGCATCGCAACAGGAGCAGTCACAGCTCACTTTCTAGAGGGTATGGATTGGATAGACAGTTTCTATCTCTCCATTACGTCTGTTACGACAGTTGGTTATGGCGATTATGCTTTCAAAACTGTAACTGGAAGATGCTTCGCGATTATCTGGCTTTTGGTAAGTACATTGGCAGTTGCTAGGGCCTTTCTGTACCTAACTGATTatagcatgcacaagaggaaacGTAAGGTAGCAAAATTGGTTCTTCATAAGAAGATAACTATGTCAGATTTAGTAGCTGCAGACCTTGATAATGATGGATCAATAAG CAAGTCCGAATTTCTTATCTACAAGCTCAAGGAAATGGGAAAAATAACTGAGATTGACATTCTGCAAATAAGCAAACAATTTGATTCCTTGGGTTGTGGCATCTATGGCAAGATTAGTGTTGCTGACCTTATGGTAAATGTCTAA
- the LOC107608084 gene encoding glucan endo-1,3-beta-glucosidase 12-like isoform X1, whose protein sequence is MERCVNYYVMFLLLSQFLCSGCSYRTMKEESRHVNVLLNDAQIFTTQKDITTPIATIPNLVPTTPTFSTSPFINPNSNPDSTSVSPASTIPITTPPTTVNSSPVSSGASWCIASPSASQTSLQVALDYACGYGGDDCSPIQPGGICYIPNTIQQHASYAFNKYYLKNPVPNSCNFGGAALITNTNPSTTTCQYPSTSTSSSVLNTTNSIGANVFGSVPVPTNPSPSAAADTSHSYAKICVTLWMSIFIILC, encoded by the exons ATGGAAAGATGTGTAAACTACTATGTAATGTTTCTTCTACTGAGTCAGTTCCTATGTTCAG GTTGTTCATATAGGACAATGAAGGAAGAAAGTAGACATGTGAATGTACTATTAAATGATGCTCAAATTTTCACCACACAAAAAGATATCACCACTCCAATTGCAACAATTCCAAACTTGGTTCCAACCACACCAACTTTTTCAACATCTCCATTCATAAACCCTAATTCAAACCCTGATAGTACTAGTGTTTCTCCAGCATCAACAATCCCAATTACTACTCCACCTACCACAGTGAATTCATCACCAGTTTCTTCAGGTGCAAGCTGGTGCATTGCAAGCCCTAGTGCCTCACAAACTTCATTGCAAGTTGCATTGGACTATGCTTGTGGCTATGGTGGTGATGATTGCTCACCAATTCAACCTGGTGGAATATGTTACATTCCAAATACTATTCAACAACATGCTTCTTATGCATTCAATAAGTATTATCTCAAGAATCCTGTTCCTAATAGCTGCAATTTTGGTGGAGCTGCTCTCATTACTAACACTAATCCAA GCACTACTACATGTCAGTATCCATCAACAAG TACTAGTTCATCAGTATTGAACACCACAAACTCAATTGGTGCAAATGTGTTTGGTTCAGTTCCAGTGCCCACAAACCCTTCTCCCTCTGCAGCTGCTGACACATCACATAGCTATGCTAAAATTTGTGTCACACTTTGGatgagtatttttattattttatgctaa
- the LOC107608066 gene encoding pentatricopeptide repeat-containing protein At2g42920, chloroplastic, with translation MASVCYSVLAPSSSPSISKFISDHPCLTMLQNHCSTMKDLKKLHAHMIKTGLVLDPIAASKVLTFCASPHGDTNYAHMVFTRMPKPTLYSWNTIIRCFSRSSTPQLALSIFIDMLCSDDDYVQPQRLTYPSVFKAFAQLGDVHGGAQLHGRVVKLGLEDDEFICNTIIYMYANSGLLREARRVFDKKVELDVVAWNSMIMGLAKYGEIDESRRMFDAMPERTPVTWNSMISGYVRNGKLMEALELFREMQEEDVETSEFTMVSLLNACAHLGALEHGKWVHNYIKKSGFEFNLIVTTAIIDMYCKCGSIENAIEVFDASSTRGLSSWNSIIIGLAMNGHEREAIQYFSKLKCSSLKPDSVSFIGVLTACKYLGAIDRAKDYFAQMMNEYEIEPSIKHYTCMVEVLGQAALLEEAEELIRDMPIEPDAIIWGSLLSSCAKHGNVEMAKRAAERVCKLNPSDASGYVLMSNVQAASKQFEEAIEHRLLMKRLTEKEPGCSSIELDGEVHEFLAGGRLHPKTQEIYYLLNDSSFTPED, from the coding sequence ATGGCAAGTGTTTGTTATTCTGTACTTGctccatcatcatcaccctcCATATCCAAGTTCATCTCTGACCATCCATGCCTAACCATGCTCCAAAACCACTGTTCCACCATGAAAGACCTCAAAAAGCTCCATGCTCACATGATCAAAACTGGTCTTGTTCTTGACCCCATTGCTGCCAGCAAAGTCCTCACCTTTTGTGCTTCCCCACATGGTGACACCAACTATGCACACATGGTGTTCACCAGAATGCCTAAACCAACTCTCTATTCTTGGAACACCATCATAAGGTGCTTCTCTAGAAGCTCAACCCCACAACTTGCTTTATCAATTTTTATTGACATGTTGTGTTCTGATGATGATTATGTTCAGCCGCAAAGGTTGACTTATCCTTCTGTTTTCAAGGCTTTTGCTCAACTTGGTGATGTCCATGGTGGTGCTCAGCTTCATGGGAGGGTTGTGAAATTGGGTCTTGAAGATGATGAGTTCATTTGTAATACTATCATATATATGTATGCTAATAGTGGCTTGTTGAGAGAGGCTAGAAGAGTGTTTGATAAGAAAGTTGAACTTGATGTTGTTGCTTGGAACTCAATGATTATGGGGCTTGCAAAATATGGGGAAATTGATgagtctaggaggatgtttgatGCAATGCCTGAAAGAACCCCAGTTACTTGGAATTCCATGATCAGTGGTTATGTTAGGAATGGGAAGCTTATGGAGGCGTTGGAGCTTTTTCGCGAGATGCAAGAAGAAGATGTTGAGACCAGTGAATTCACAATGGTGAGCTTGTTGAATGCTTGTGCTCACTTAGGAGCTCTTGAACATGGAAAATGGGTTCATAATTACATAAAAAAGAGTGGTTTCGAGTTTAATCTTATTGTCACTACGGCAATAATTGACATGTATTGCAAGTGTGGATCTATTGAAAATGCTATTGAAGTGTTTGATGCATCATCCACAAGAGGGTTATCAAGCTGGAACTCAATTATAATAGGCTTAGCCATGAATGGACACGAGAGAGAAGCAATTCAGTACTTCTCTAAGCTTAAATGTTCAAGTCTAAAGCCAGATAGTGTCAGTTTCATTGGTGTTCTAACTGCTTGTAAATATTTAGGAGCAATTGATAGAGCAAAGGACTACTTTGCACAAATGATGAATGAGTATGAGATTGAACCTTCAATAAAACACTACACTTGCATGGTTGAAGTGTTAGGCCAAGCGGCATTGCTAGAAGAGGCAGAAGAACTGATAAGAGATATGCCTATAGAACCAGATGCTATTATCTGGGGATCTCTGCTCTCATCTTGTGCGAAGCATGGGAATGTAGAGATGGCGAAACGGGCTGCAGAAAGAGTTTGCAAGTTGAATCCGAGTGATGCAAGTGGTTATGTACTTATGTCTAATGTTCAGGCTGCGTCAAAACAGTTTGAAGAGGCAATTGAGCACAGGCTTTTGATGAAGAGGTTGACCGAGAAAGAACCAGGTTGTAGTTCAATTGAACTAGATGGAGAAGTTCATGAATTTCTAGCTGGAGGGAGGTTGCATCCTAAAACTCAAGAAATTTACTACTTACTTAATGACTCAAGTTTTACACCTGAAGATTGA
- the LOC107608896 gene encoding uncharacterized protein LOC107608896, whose protein sequence is MVVEAQVPLLECVMNVVNEDYPGSVVDEHCEMKKQWNQKLQSPSGDNLVSVGELWTDGLICAFEFIKGVRDVAKKRFEGRKFSRNGCVDSPPTLLDQSGTGGLDDGLDDYHQSPHQFIGKEGLPRSYWRPIGWSRISELVQAVRTDDGWASQLLDFTDDEIDVAVADVATPYWERPVGPTWWCHLDASHPFVVTWLGNSHWLHPAISIALKDESRLISERMKHLLYEVPVRVAGGLLFELLGQSAGDPLAEEDDIPVVLRSWQAQNFLVTAMHVKGSASNINVLGILEVQELLAAGGANIPRTIHEVVAHLACHLARWDDRLWRKHIFGAADEVELMFMNRRNHEDLHLFTIILNQEIRRLSTQVIRVKWSLHAREEIVFELLQQLRGNTTRALLEGVRKSTRQMIEEQEAVRGRLFTIQDVLQSTVRAWLQDKSLTVTHNLGIFGGCGLVLSIITGLFGINVDGIPGAEGTPYAFGLFSAVLFVLGAILIGIGLVYLGLKKPIMQENVAVRKLELEELVRMFQHEAETHAQVRKTGPQMDVPPTAEVRGAPSGANNRSVFSSWMNICFLLANASISLQLYLNAPCCLHYA, encoded by the exons ATGGTAGTTGAGGCTCAAGTTCCTCTACTTGAGTGTGTAATGAACGTTGTGAATGAAGATTATCCAGGTTCAGTAGTTGATGAACATTGTGAAATGAAGAAGCAGTGGAATCAGAAACTCCAATCTCCCTCAGGGGACAACTTGGTATCAGTAGGGGAACTTTGGACTGATGGACTAATCTGTGCCTTTGAGTTCATCAAGGGAGTTAGAGATGTGGCAAAGAAAAGATTTGAAGGAAGAAAGTTTAGTAGGAATGGCTGTGTTGATTCACCCCCAACTTTGCTAGATCAATCTGGAACTGGTGGTCTTGATGATGGTTTAGATGATTATCACCAATCACCTCATCAATTCATTGGCAAAGAGGGTCTTCCTAGAAGTTACTGGAGGCCAATTGGTTGGTCTAGGATCTCCGAACTTGTGCAGGCAGTGCGAACTGATGATGGTTGGGCCTCACAGCTGCTTGATTTCACAGATGATGAGATTGATGTTGCTGTTGCTGATGTTGCAACTCCTTACTGGGAAAGGCCTGTTGGTCCAACATGGTGGTGTCATTTGGATGCAAGCCATCCATTTGTTGTTACATGGTTGGGTAATTCTCATTGGTTACATCCTGCTATTAGCATAGCTTTGAAAGATGAAAGTAGATTAATAAGTGAACGAATGAAGCACCTTTTATATGAG GTTCCAGTCCGAGTCGCTGGCGGTCTGCTATTTGAACTTCTGGGGCAGTCAGCTGGTGATCCTTTAGCAGAGGAAGATGACATACCTGTTGTACTCCGATCATGGCAGGCGCAAAACTTTTTAGTTACAGCCATGCATGTAAAGGGTTCTGCATCAAACATAAATGTATTAGGCATTCTAGAAGTTCAG GAGCTGCTTGCTGCTGGAGGTGCTAACATTCCGCGCACCATTCATGAAGTTGTAGCACACTTAGCTTGCCATCTTGCACGATGGGACGATAG GTTGTGGCGTAAACACATCTTTGGGGCTGCAGATGAAGTTGAGTTGATGTTTATGAACAG GAGAAACCATGAGGATTTACATCTATTCACAATAATATTGAACCAGGAAATTAGAAGATTATCGACCCAG GTTATAAGAGTGAAATGGTCGCTCCATGCGCGAGAGGAAATTGTTTTTGAACTTCTTCAACAGTTGAGAGGGAATACAACAAGAGCCTTGCTGGAAGGAGTAAGAAAGAGTACTAGGCAAATGATTGAGGAGCAAGAAGCAGTTCGAGGACGGTTGTTCACCATACAAGATGTCCTGCAAAGCACAGTCCGTGCATGGTTGCAG GATAAAAGCCTCACAGTTACGCATAACCTTGGAATATTTGGGGGTTGTGGCCTTGTTCTTTCCATCATCACCGGACTATTTGGTATAAACGTTGACGGAATACCTGGAGCCGAAGGAACTCCTTATGCGTTTGGTCTATTCTCTGCCGTCTTGTTTGTGTTGGGAGCTATACTTATTGGAATAGGATTGGTTTATCTCGGTTTGAAGAAACCCATAATGCAAGAAAATGTTGCAGTGAGAAAGCTGGAGCTTGAAGAGCTGGTCAGGATGTTTCAACATGAAGCAGAAACTCATGCTCAAGTGCGAAAAACAGGTCCTCAGATGGATGTTCCACCAACTGCAGAAGTTAGGGGGGCACCAAGTGGTGCAAATAATCGCTCTGTTTTCTCAAG TTGGATGAACATTTGCTTCTTGCTTGCTAATGCTAGCATTAGTCTCCAACTGTATCTGAATGCACCATGTTGTCTTCACTATGCATGA
- the LOC107608084 gene encoding glucan endo-1,3-beta-glucosidase 12-like isoform X2 → MCKLLCNVSSTESVPMFSTGCSYRTMKEESRHVNVLLNDAQIFTTQKDITTPIATIPNLVPTTPTFSTSPFINPNSNPDSTSVSPASTIPITTPPTTVNSSPVSSGASWCIASPSASQTSLQVALDYACGYGGDDCSPIQPGGICYIPNTIQQHASYAFNKYYLKNPVPNSCNFGGAALITNTNPSTTTCQYPSTSTSSSVLNTTNSIGANVFGSVPVPTNPSPSAAADTSHSYAKICVTLWMSIFIILC, encoded by the exons ATGTGTAAACTACTATGTAATGTTTCTTCTACTGAGTCAGTTCCTATGTTCAG CACAGGTTGTTCATATAGGACAATGAAGGAAGAAAGTAGACATGTGAATGTACTATTAAATGATGCTCAAATTTTCACCACACAAAAAGATATCACCACTCCAATTGCAACAATTCCAAACTTGGTTCCAACCACACCAACTTTTTCAACATCTCCATTCATAAACCCTAATTCAAACCCTGATAGTACTAGTGTTTCTCCAGCATCAACAATCCCAATTACTACTCCACCTACCACAGTGAATTCATCACCAGTTTCTTCAGGTGCAAGCTGGTGCATTGCAAGCCCTAGTGCCTCACAAACTTCATTGCAAGTTGCATTGGACTATGCTTGTGGCTATGGTGGTGATGATTGCTCACCAATTCAACCTGGTGGAATATGTTACATTCCAAATACTATTCAACAACATGCTTCTTATGCATTCAATAAGTATTATCTCAAGAATCCTGTTCCTAATAGCTGCAATTTTGGTGGAGCTGCTCTCATTACTAACACTAATCCAA GCACTACTACATGTCAGTATCCATCAACAAG TACTAGTTCATCAGTATTGAACACCACAAACTCAATTGGTGCAAATGTGTTTGGTTCAGTTCCAGTGCCCACAAACCCTTCTCCCTCTGCAGCTGCTGACACATCACATAGCTATGCTAAAATTTGTGTCACACTTTGGatgagtatttttattattttatgctaa
- the LOC107606488 gene encoding F-box protein At1g47340-like — protein sequence MSCFASLTVDIMIDIFVRLPMKSVLICRCVCKDWNILISDPNFAKLLFTRTLPATMIGPLGSRIFRLVEYDPIEWHERRNNPCCCRVSEVLNQSSSSIKLDPKFEIPLPGPKSFKDRELYIKVVPCNGLFYFSGLPYRNISLVCNPITGEFIRLPKIPPVRKHCKQILWGFGFHPKTNQYKLVRIHIFKDHSIVVEMHTVGTSTWINIEIDYPKNLINLYEIGTYLNGALHWIGLDVDGNVSIWAFNFDTEKFQNFSMAPRDPGTKLILFEFRYSLCLLYFNRLLGTMWRMERYGVGESWTPIFQYSASSDPTSQLHDCIAYHDPENREFRILLTTPWYDDHFQIVHHVPSLIPLKDIIIGDNVLVQSIYS from the coding sequence atgtcttgtttTGCCAGCCTTACGGTCGATATAATGATCGATATTTTTGTTAGACTTCCCATGAAATCTGTTCTGATTTGTAGATGTGTTTGTAAGGATTGGAATATATTAATTTCTGATCCAAACTTTGCAAAATTACTCTTTACTCGTACACTTCCTGCTACCATGATCGGACCCTTAGGTTCCAGAATCTTTCGCCTTGTTGAATATGATCCAATTGAATGGCATGAACGGAGAAACAATCCATGCTGCTGCAGGGTGTCTGAGGTCCTGAATCAAAGTAGTAGCAGCATAAAACTTGATCCTAAATTTGAGATTCCTCTACCTGGTCCTAAATCATTCAAGGATAGAGAACTTTATATTAAAGTAGTTCCTTGTAATGGTCTTTTTTACTTCAGTGGTCTACCGTATAGAAACATTTCACTTGTTTGCAACCCAATAACAGGTGAGTTCATAAGACTTCCAAAAATCCCTCCAGTCCGGAAACACTGCAAGCAAATACTTTGGGGTTTTGGTTTCCACCCAAAAACAAACCAATACAAGCTAGTGAGAATACATATCTTTAAAGATCATAGTATTGTTGTTGAAATGCACACAGTTGGAACATCGACATGGATAAATATTGAGATAGATTATCCCAAGAATTTGATAAATTTGTATGAGATTGGTACTTATTTAAATGGGGCACTTCATTGGATCGGTTTAGATGTTGATGGAAATGTCTCGATATGGGCCTTCAATTTCGACACGGAGAAGTTTCAAAACTTCTCTATGGCGCCCAGGGATCCAGGTACAAAACTCATCTTATTTGAATTCAGGtattctctttgcttgttatATTTTAATAGGCTGCTTGGCACAATGTGGAGGATGGAAAGATATGGAGTTGGAGAATCTTGGACTCCTATTTTCCAGTATTCTGCAAGTTCCGACCCTACATCTCAATTACATGATTGCATTGCTTACCATGATCCTGAAAATCGAGAGTTTAGGATTTTGTTGACTACTCCTTGGTATGATGACCATTTTCAAATAGTTCACCATGTTCCTtctctcattccattgaaggataTTATCATCGGAGATAATGTTTTGGTGCAGAGTATTTATTCATGA
- the LOC107608084 gene encoding major pollen allergen Ole e 10-like isoform X3, whose translation MKEESRHVNVLLNDAQIFTTQKDITTPIATIPNLVPTTPTFSTSPFINPNSNPDSTSVSPASTIPITTPPTTVNSSPVSSGASWCIASPSASQTSLQVALDYACGYGGDDCSPIQPGGICYIPNTIQQHASYAFNKYYLKNPVPNSCNFGGAALITNTNPSTTTCQYPSTSTSSSVLNTTNSIGANVFGSVPVPTNPSPSAAADTSHSYAKICVTLWMSIFIILC comes from the exons ATGAAGGAAGAAAGTAGACATGTGAATGTACTATTAAATGATGCTCAAATTTTCACCACACAAAAAGATATCACCACTCCAATTGCAACAATTCCAAACTTGGTTCCAACCACACCAACTTTTTCAACATCTCCATTCATAAACCCTAATTCAAACCCTGATAGTACTAGTGTTTCTCCAGCATCAACAATCCCAATTACTACTCCACCTACCACAGTGAATTCATCACCAGTTTCTTCAGGTGCAAGCTGGTGCATTGCAAGCCCTAGTGCCTCACAAACTTCATTGCAAGTTGCATTGGACTATGCTTGTGGCTATGGTGGTGATGATTGCTCACCAATTCAACCTGGTGGAATATGTTACATTCCAAATACTATTCAACAACATGCTTCTTATGCATTCAATAAGTATTATCTCAAGAATCCTGTTCCTAATAGCTGCAATTTTGGTGGAGCTGCTCTCATTACTAACACTAATCCAA GCACTACTACATGTCAGTATCCATCAACAAG TACTAGTTCATCAGTATTGAACACCACAAACTCAATTGGTGCAAATGTGTTTGGTTCAGTTCCAGTGCCCACAAACCCTTCTCCCTCTGCAGCTGCTGACACATCACATAGCTATGCTAAAATTTGTGTCACACTTTGGatgagtatttttattattttatgctaa
- the LOC107606487 gene encoding AT-hook motif nuclear-localized protein 16 has translation MFGEMDRKQEQEKGNLNNNNNNNNNNKSGIDVTLISATTKVPKAVSPVSSAAEGEALRRPRGRPAGSKNKPKPPIIVTRDSANALKAHAMEVSSGCDVNESLLNFARRKQRGLCILSGTGCVTNVTLRQPASSGAIVTLHGRFEILSLLGSILPPPAPPGITGLTIYLAGAQGQVVGGAVVGALIASGPVVIMAASFMHATFDRLPLEDEELTAAMQNQHYQNGRTTHHLDISDLYAMPQNLLTNGTMAPEIYSWAPGRNLSKS, from the coding sequence ATGTTTGGTGAAATGGATAGAAAGCAAGAACAAGAAAAAGGTAacctgaataataataataacaataataataataataagtctGGCATTGATGTTACTCTAATATCTGCCACCACCAAAGTTCCAAAAGCAGTTTCGCCGGTTTCCTCTGCTGCCGAGGGGGAAGCCTTAAGGCGGCCGCGTGGCAGGCCTGCCGGCTCCAAGAACAAGCCGAAGCCACCAATAATTGTGACAAGGGACAGTGCTAATGCACTCAAGGCTCATGCTATGGAAGTAAGCTCTGGCTGTGATGTGAATGAGAGCTTGTTGAACTTTGCAAGGAGGAAGCAGAGAGGCCTCTGCATACTAAGTGGAACTGGCTGTGTGACAAATGTAACTCTGCGCCAACCGGCCTCATCCGGCGCCATTGTGACTCTTCACGGCCGATTCGAGATCCTCTCATTGCTGGGGTCAATCCTTCCCCCACCAGCACCACCAGGAATCACTGGCCTCACCATTTACTTGGCTGGTGCTCAGGGGCAAGTTGTAGGAGGTGCTGTTGTTGGTGCCTTGATTGCCTCAGGACCTGTTGTGATCATGGCTGCATCATTCATGCATGCTACCTTCGATCGCCTGCCATTGGAAGACGAAGAACTCACGGCTGCAATGCAGAATCAGCATTACCAAAACGGACGCACCACACATCATCTCGATATCTCAGACTTGTATGCAATGCCACAGAACCTTCTCACCAATGGAACAATGGCACCAGAGATATATTCTTGGGCACCAGGGAGGAACTTGTCAAAAAGCTGA
- the LOC107606489 gene encoding UPF0481 protein At3g47200-like, with protein sequence MVPHNIRKFKEDAYTPEIVSIGPFHHGDEKLLKMEDHKRLYCKQFIERSETNKLESFVNCVQELEPKIRGCYSDDIKLSKEEHVMVILVDCCFILEFLLRYHFMLTRGDDAILLPTRLRVYIRYDLLLLENQVPFFVLDKIYNLVFPSTFIDRSHHRHSSLLSLALYHVVPGRIIFPGDYKVVK encoded by the exons ATGGTTCCCCACAACATCCGCAAGTTTAAAGAAGATGCATACACTCCAGAGATTGTTTCAATTGGTCCTTTTCACCATGGAGATGAAAAGTTGCTAAAGATGGAGGACCATAAAAGACTATATTGCAAACAATTTATTGAAAGATCCGAGACAAACAAGTTAGAAAGTTTTGTGAATTGCGTGCAAGAGCTTGAGCCAAAGATTCGTGGTTGTTACTCAGATGACATCAAGCTTAGTAAGGAAGAACATGTTATGGTGATCTTGGTGGACTGCTGCTTCATATTAGAGTTTCTACTCAGGTACCATTTCATGCTTACACGTGGCGATGATGCTATTCTTTTGCCAACACGGTTAAGGGTCTATATACGATATGATTTGTTGTTGCTTGAGAATCAAGTCCCATTCTTTGTTCTTGACAAGATTTACAATCTAGTTTTTCCTTCTACCTTCATTGATCGGAGCCACCACAGGCATTCTTCGTTGTTAAGTCTCGCTCTTTATCATGTAGTTCCTGGTAGAATAATCTTTCCTGGTGATTATAAGG TTGTTAAGTGA